The Niastella koreensis GR20-10 genome includes a window with the following:
- a CDS encoding GNAT family N-acetyltransferase — MNNTMPLYTSLSPDNKYDLLFEQHFLQGKINIGLRPLSLPGDWPLISKWLQRAYRRRHMSITHLPDKYLRETLAIMLQCDFAQPFVGLINEQPAFLVELCDGDKQCDALEGGAHLFQPGDHAMRLILSHTAIHTRYWPSYALFSSLEYFFSHQQVKRVVWQLHEKDTFYINLANQSGLREPKLKRKDFDYAQSFDAGSFGSAQDPHIQVYLYLRENFTRFLALYQRTMPKLS, encoded by the coding sequence ATGAACAATACTATGCCATTATACACATCCTTATCACCTGATAACAAATACGACCTGTTATTTGAACAACATTTTCTACAGGGAAAGATCAACATTGGCCTGCGGCCATTATCGTTACCCGGCGACTGGCCCCTTATAAGCAAATGGCTGCAGCGTGCCTACAGGCGGCGCCATATGTCCATCACACATTTGCCCGACAAATATCTCCGCGAAACCCTGGCCATTATGCTGCAATGCGATTTTGCCCAACCGTTTGTGGGACTTATCAATGAACAGCCTGCTTTTTTGGTAGAGCTTTGTGATGGCGATAAACAATGCGATGCGCTGGAAGGCGGCGCGCATTTGTTTCAACCGGGCGATCATGCCATGCGGTTGATATTGTCACATACGGCTATCCACACCCGTTACTGGCCTTCTTATGCGCTGTTCAGCAGCCTGGAATACTTCTTCTCCCATCAGCAGGTAAAGCGGGTGGTTTGGCAGCTGCATGAGAAAGATACGTTCTACATAAATCTGGCTAACCAATCCGGGCTCAGGGAGCCCAAACTTAAAAGGAAGGACTTCGACTACGCTCAGTCCTTTGACGCAGGCTCCTTCGGCTCCGCTCAGGATCCACACATACAGGTTTACCTGTACCTCCGCGAAAATTTTACGCGGTTTTTAGCCCTGTACCAACGAAC